A single Hemitrygon akajei chromosome 29, sHemAka1.3, whole genome shotgun sequence DNA region contains:
- the LOC140718269 gene encoding LOW QUALITY PROTEIN: C-X-C chemokine receptor type 3-like (The sequence of the model RefSeq protein was modified relative to this genomic sequence to represent the inferred CDS: inserted 1 base in 1 codon), translating to MNFTLGTGERQKDFDFGDFQLDYWDSNLSSYFNNNYINVSDNLVTYLECENYKTEPFKKVFLPIFYSTIFIVGLLGNAMTIIVFLKNRQSMAMTDTIILHLSAADILLVVTLPFWAVEAVRGWIFEPFACKLFGAMFSINFNCGIYLLGGISIQRYLSIVHAVQMYNKPRSLAVHISCLAVWIFCXLLAIPDLIYLRKIKTNGTWKCQHDFDANNAKKWIIGLRFVYHFISFLIPLTIMLYCYFMIIKTLRQSHNIQRKKEVRAMKVIVMVVAAFLICWIPYNVVIFVDTLQRMGVIDRSCAVESSLDIAIYITSSLGYFHCCLNPFLYAFAGVKFRRNLLQIFCDIGCITQKTVKNMPGRSTGNPCHSISQQILLTLDYKVIKIAPKFTEMYSKLGLILHPFETNGENSNPPPET from the exons GATTTTGACTTTGGCGATTTTCAGCTGGATTACTGGGACAGCAATCTGAGTTCATATTTTAATAACAATTATATCAATGTTTCTGATAATCTCGTAACCTACCTTGAATGTGAGAATTACAAAACAGAGCCATTTAAGAAAGTCTTCCTTCCCATTTTCTACTCTACCATCTTCATTGTGGGATTGTTGGGGAATGCAATGACCATCATCGTTTTCCTGAAGAACAGGCAGTCCATGGCCATGACCGATACCATCATTCTCCACTTGTCTGCCGCCGATATCCTCCTTGTAGTCACTCTGCCCTTCTGGGCTGTGGAAGCTGTCAGGGGTTGGATTTTTGAGCCTTTTGCTTGCAAGCTTTTTGGGGCAATGTTCAGCATCAATTTCAACTGTGGCATTTATCTTCTGGGTGGCATTAGCATTCAGCGTTACCTTTCCATTGTGCATGCAGTCCAGATGTACAACAAACCCAGATCTTTAGCAGTGCACATCAGCTGCCTCGCTGTTTGGATTTTCT ACTTGTTAGCCATCCCTGATTTGATATACCTAAGGAAAATAAAAACGAATGGCACTTGGAAATGCCAACATGATTTTGATGCCAACAATGCCAAGAAATGGATAATAGGTTTGCGTTTTGTTTATCATTTCATCAGTTTCCTTATCCCACTGACAATAATGCTCTACTGTTACTTCATGATCATTAAGACTCTGCGTCAATCCCATAACATACAAAGGAAGAAGGAAGTCAGGGCCATGAAGGTCATTGTCATGGTCGTTGCTGCTTTCCTCATCTGTTGGATCCCTTACAATGTGGTCATCTTCGTTGACACATTGCAGAGGATGGGTGTCATAGATAGGAGTTGTGCTGTTGAATCCAGTTTGGACATTGCCATTTACATCACTTCCAGTCTGGGCTACTTCCATTGCTGTCTCAACCCGTTCCTCTATGCGTTCGCCGGAGTGAAGTTCAGGAGAAACTTATTGCAGATCTTCTGTGATATTGGCTGCATTACTCAGAAGACTGTGAAGAATATGCCAGGTCGATCAACAGGGAATCCATGTCACAGTATCAGTCAGCAGATACTTCTAACTCTGGATTATAAAGTAATTAAAATTGCACCCAAATTTACTGAAATGTATTCCAAACTTGGTTTAATTCTGCACCCCTTTGAAACAAATGGTGAAAATTCAAATCCACCGCCAGAGACTTGA